The Osmerus eperlanus chromosome 1, fOsmEpe2.1, whole genome shotgun sequence genome includes the window ACAAGATCTATGGACCCAAAGGTGCAAACCGGGCTCATCCCAAACCCAAAGCTAACCACCCATCTCCACTCGTAGCTATCTCACCCTGCTTCAACCCCAACTAGTCCACCAAGCCCTATTCATAAGGACAATTTTAACTTCTGTGCTGTTCGTTAATGACAGTTCCCACTCTCCACACTGTGTGCGAATGTTGTGCCACACCAGGTGTGGGAGCTCTGTACGTGCGGAGGCGTCCGCGTGTGAGGATGGAGCCGCTGCAGagtggggggggtcaggagagggggcTGCGCTCTGGAACCGTGCCCACTCCTCTGGCTGTTGGCCTGGGTGCTGCCTGTGAGATCTCCCAGCATGAGATGGAGGTAAGGACCACAACCTTCCCATAAACCACCACAACTCACCACTTTTGTCTCCGGCCTTTATTCAGATTGTcagttgatgaagaaagtgttttgtccgtcttcataaacggagtgactaagttcagttgagttctggattttaataagtattatcaatctgcagattgggagagaaaaccagacctctgacaatacatgacaacacaacaccaggcttaggtctcaatcatgtctctccgctctgaaggccggaggaccatcttttatagggcacaagaatgtaaacatagatactgacagtcaggcagtaatgacgatACAACAgtctgacacatagacacaatctactcttattaatagcaagcttacatgagaacatactaactagtatccaatgactatttctattgattagtgaatactTTAAGCACACTGGAAATCCCCATTTCTTCCACAGTGTACTCGTGTGTACTCGTGACCATGTAGGCTGTCCATTGGTTATTTGTGTGGAAGACTCCATGTGTTTGGGAGTCAAGCAGGACAGGATGTTGAGTTCAAGCTCCAAATGTTTGTTTTCATATCTCCTGTTGACACGGGGGAAAGTAAACCATATCTTGAGTTCCCAGGCAGAGTAACTCAGGGTTCCACAGCCTACATGACTGTGTTTTATCCCTCCTAGTACGACCACCGACGTGTGTCCATGCTGGCCAACCGACTAATCAAGAAAATTATGTCCGAGATCCCAGATGTGGTGATGAACGGAGACCCTGACCACAGATACCCAGGTAACGCACATACGCTagattggcacacacacatacagtatatactatatacacacaccaggtaaaacaaaataataaaaagcgATGTAATATGGAGCTGCAAGTACTGGAGTCATGAGCTGACCCTGTGTGTTGGTTGTCTCTCAGGCTGTGTTAACCTGTCATTTGCCtacgtggagggagagagtcttcTGATGGCCCTGAAAGACATAGCTCTGTCATCTGGGAGGTAAAacggcatgcacacacacacacactcaaacacacagtctGTGTACTAGCccatgatgatgtgtgtgtctgtggttcctCTGCAGTGCCTGCACCTCTGCATCTCTAGAACCTTCCTATGTTCTGAGGGCCATTGGCACAGAGGAGGACCTAGCCCACTCTTCCATCCGGTAAGCTACCAccagggttcgaattacgggggggcttggggggggtTGACCcctctaattaagacttggacccccccaaaataaataaaaacaacaggttgggtgggggggggggggggaggcgacATTCGTTCTtgcctgtaatcgtaaatattactttacgccctggagaagaagttgacccccccgattgtcattgtgtaATTCGCACTCTGGCTGCCacgcaacacaaacaaacacaccagtgTCAGTGAGACATCCATAGGAGCAGGAAGAACTGTGGTGCTCATGTGacggtttgtgtttgtttgtgcaggTTTGGGCTTGGTCGCTTTAGcacagaggaggaagtggactACACAGCAGACAAATGCATCCAGCAGGTCAGAAGGCTCAGGGAtatgaggtgagacacacagaccGACTGACTGTCCATCCCTCCAATCTCTGTATCAGCTATCCCTTCATACCTATTCTATATGTAAATCTTCATGTTTTTTATACATTAATCTATACATAAATTGATTACAGTATAGATTTAGAGGAACTACTGTGAAACTCAGCCCAGCCTGACAAGTACAGATGAACTAattcattgcaaatgtgcctCTCCCTTCTTCAGCCCTCTGTGGGAGATGGTTCAGGAGGGTATTGACATAAAGAGCATCAAGTGGACCCAGCACTAGAGCCTCTAGACAGCAGCCTACTAGAACCTCCTCATATCTAGTTGGCCAGGACCATCTCCCTTAGGAGCTCCTTAACACACACGCCCTCCTGTCAAGAAACACGCACAAGATTCCAACCCCTcaatccctctcctcaccccccaggtGTGAGAGCACAccaggctgtggggggggggattttcattttctatcaacattgttgttgttttttgttcctTCACGTTCAGCAAAGTTTTATTGATACTTAAATGATGTGCTCTTAAGTAAAGTGGAGAGTGGAATATATTTTTCTGGCTTGGCTATAGGGCCTGTCttctcagttgtgtgtgtgtgtgtgtgtgtgtgtgtgtgtgtgtgcgtgtgtgtatggaagtgATTGAGTGAGAGTTGCCAGGTTAATCAGATACAAATCTATTTACTGTTCATTTATAGCCTCTGTCAGCCATGATGGAATTGTCTCCGTAAATAAGACAGGTATAATATTCACACGGACGCTCCTCTGTTCAACCCAATTGAAGACATCTTCTCACACCTGATGTATTtgtttaccaattatcctattACCTTCAGGACTTTAATTGCAAACAGGACAACATAATGTACACTTGCTTGTGTCCAGTAAATGTAAACCTGCATAGTTACATGTAACCCATTTCGTCTCCAAGCACTGTTTCTGATTCCATTATTACCAATAAATAGCTTCATGCTTATTAATGTTTCATGTTTATTAATTTGTATGTCACTAAATTAAAGATAATGCAAATGTTATATTGAACATATGCTTAGAATTATATTGAAAACGTGCTTAGAATTATAAGGTAATATCTGTGTTCAGAGATGTTTTGAAATATTGAGGATACAATATATCTAAATCCTGGGACATTAGGAATCTGATTTTAGATGGTCCTGCCCAGAATTATATGGTTCCATCTCCCCTTCACAATGTAAAACATTTTGTAGTTTAGTTTTTGTAGACTATGActttaaaatatttttgggcTAACACCCAACAACAAATAATCAAGTATATAACAAAAATGTCAGATAGAACCCTAATTCTAAGGTAGCGTTTGATATAAGCTTAGTGAACTCAGAGTACTGTAAATTCCACGAACTGAAACTGTCATAACTTATATCGATTGATATAATAAATAGACTAACCCGGATGTTACAACGGTTGTTACAAACAATATTTGGCCTTCTACCTATGGAAGTACAACGGTAGGCACACGTTGAATTCACGTTTCCATTTTAGTCCAGCAGAGTGCGCTTGTACAGTGAACTAACAGCACGCACAGACTTCTGCGTCACTGGCTCCCCTGCCTCGCTCTACCGACATTTCGTGCACAAGCGAGAAGAACACGGGGTGGAGAGGACGTACGAGAGCGTCTCAGTTATTTAAATAAGATCTGTTAATTGACAGATATTTCGGTAAGGAACACAAAACAGCACAGCAGTTTACACATATGCAAAGAGAAGCAGATTCATGTAGATGTTCTATGTGCAAGTtaactagagctagctagcttgagTTGCTGGATAGCTAGGGCAGCTTGTTTTGGTGGTTGGATGGATGGGCTATTTTGTCTTGAGCTAGCAAGTAAACGGTAGCTTATAAGGTAGTGGTATTGCTTGTAGCTGTCGACCATAATGGTAGCTATGATAATATTGCAGGAAGTAATGCAGTTGTGTCTGCTTGGTGGAGTTTTAAATTGTGGTTGGAAATATTGCTGACTATGTAGGAAGGTTCActcaaagctagctagctagttagccgtCGCTCATCCTGCTGGGTAGAGCCGTTTTCATTGTGAAAGTCTCAGCGCCATTTTGTCCCTTGGATTCATGTCTACTAATAATCTATTAGGTTAGGAAACTATTGGTCCAGTTGGTGGGGTGTCCATAAACCTTCAGATTTTATTGAGAACATATGGTGCGTGTTTTTCTCAACTCTTCCCTGCACTGCGGCTTTGTTGTGTTAAAGCTGAGAGCCTAGATGGCGTATTTCCTGCAGTTCCAAACATATTTCACTGCCCTTTCTTGTGATGTTTCCAGTGTTGTGATAAACCGAATCCGCTGCAGCTGTTTTATTTAGTTTTTATGGATaaagtaggcctatagatgATGGAAATTATTATGGCCAGCTTAGATAGTCTAAACGAAAGATCACGCATTGAACACTGAAGTGTCCTACTGTACAGACGTGTTTTTGTAAACTGACTTTCCTTCTTAAATGCAATAGGAAACCATTCTCTGTAAAGAACACTGGTTAAATTAACCGTTTGTGATGGAATCCCCCTCCCTTGCGGAAGGCTTCAGGTATTGTGCTGTTGGCTGCTCTGGTTAAGGTTGACTAGTGTTGCTACTATTGCGAATGtggacctctgtgtgtgtctatggatcAGACTAGTTAAGTGCCGCTTTTGGGGCTTCGCTGCTGCTGCTTAAACAGTAAAGTCTTGCTTTTGAAGggctttattttttttactgctaTTAAGGGTATGACTTGGGCCCCTGTTGGCTAAATCTTACATGGTGCTGGTTGTGTTTTTCTGGCCTTGCTGAGAAATAGGGCTATTCACATTGTGCTTTTGGAAGCTATGGTATGTTTGTGAAATTGAACTTTACTACACTTGTATGTTTCAGCTGAACAAATTTCAGCTGGAATGTGTTGAGCTGGTCGGTAGAGATCTGGTGCCTTCTCACAGCTGTGGACCAGAGCTGTGACCGTGTTGACAGCTGTGCTTAGGTGTTGAGACTTTACCTTGGAACTGGGTCTCTGGTGCTGCTTACCTGAGTAACAGAGAGGACAACATGGATGCTGTGTTCTGTGGCACTGCTGAAACACAGTCCACAACACCAAAAAGTATTTGTGCCATTCGACTGGGAAGGGAATCAGTTTGTAGCCTCAGAAGTGAGCGGGAGTGGTTGACAAATCCCacaagctgggagggagagggccagTTGGGCTAGTATCGCCCATATCCTGTGTGAGAGGATGGTTTAGTTTCTGCCTTTGTTGTTCTCCTTTATCCTCAGCATTGCATTCATTGGCCAATGTTCTCGACCTCTCATCTGACAGCTTGTAAGATGGTAGGGTTAGCACGGATGTTTGCTCATCATGACATGTGCATTTGTTTTTATTGCCTTGGTTTCTATTGCCCGGATGGATAAATCCGAATGAATCTGACGGTTATGTTGTTGCCTAGGTCCGAGCATGGCTTTGCTGTCACAGGTTTGGTGAAGGAATTTGTTAGGTTTTAATGCTGGAGAGCAGGCAAAAAATTCACATTCACAGATCTTAATCCGGTAGGCTAGATCAGGTTTGACCCTGTTTAATCTCAGAATTCCAATATGCTGTGTTTAACTGAAATCCACCATCAAGAATGATTGGTCCAGAAAGTTTCTATTTAAGACCTCTACCTGACCTTTCACTACCTTCCTGTGTTTCTGAATGTTTGCCATGTCTTCCAACCACCACAGACAACCAACAAACTGAAAACCCTTGAACACAACAATGCGATTAAAgtttggggatgggggggggggggggattcctgTTTTTCACTGCACACGGTTGTTGCCTTCAGTGGCTTGCatgattcttcttcttctgctgttGTAGTAGTGATCGATTTGCTGTGATGACATGCTTTGTTTCAACACGAATACGAATGATATGTTTTTGTCTCAACACATAGCCTCTGAGAtgcatgacgtgtgtgtgtgaattgtcGGCTGTGTTTGGCTTGATGGCAAAGCAGCCACTCAAGacgtcccccctcctcccactcctttcCCCCAGCCGTTGATGCACTGGTAGACACTGTCCTGTATTTTTCTCCCAGCTCCGGCAAGCTACCGCAGGCTACTGCCTCAAACTGTGACACACTGGGGCTGAGGCCAGTGTTTCTGtgaggagctctctctctctgcctgctgtCAGCTGATGTCCCTGTCTCCCATCTCCTGTTCTTTTGTTGCAGTCTTGAGTTGATGATAATAATTGCTTGGCGTCAGGATTGGCTTGGATATcctgctgtgtgactgtgtatcgaAGCACGTCTTGTTACCCAAGGTAAGCGTGTTGCTATGCCCGCAGAGTGGTAGTCGGCCGCCTACCTAGTCGCACACACCTCACCGTTAGATGCCACTGGGGAGGGCCAGTACATCGCAGGTCATGCCCACTGGGCCTGATAAGGCTCCGTAACCTGCTGCTTGCTAGCTGACCTCACTCAGTTTTTCAGACCTCACTCACTTTAACAGACTTCAGGTTACTAGGGTCAAATTACATTTTACCTAAAGGCCTGTTTTGAGGGGGGCTTGCTTAACCTTAAAGTTTGGATTCAGGGAAAGTTCCTTTGGTTTCATTGCAAGAAGTGGCTAACTCAAGTACTCCCAAGTATAAACATGTTTAGGCCTAATAGATTCATAGACGGTATTGATTCGGTATCCATGACAGTTCTGTGGTGTTTTTTTCTGGTCTAGCCCATAGACACCCTCATTGTAGACAAAGCCCAGGTCTACATTTAAGCTCAACTAATGAGAACAACTCATAGTATTGAAAAACTGATTTCAAGCACTGGATTCAAACTGATGTTATGAATTCATATTAAAAGTAGATAGTTGGTTGCTATATTCGTGTTTATGGTCTCTTGTCTGCTGTGTTTGTATTTTGCCaccctccgtctcccccccccccatatctctCCACTGCGTCATTCTTTTCATCTTCagccatctctttctccttcccttgcTCTTTGAACAGTCTATCCTACCTCTCCCAgtagcccccccctctctctctctctctttcactctctattCCGTCCTCCATGGTCTGATGGTCCCTACCCTTTCTCTACAGGTGTGTAAAGGCCAGGGCCAGCTGACAGGTGTGTAGTGGTGATGGCGGTGGTTATCCGCCTGCAAGGCCTGCCCATCGTGGCGGGCACCATGGACATACGGCACTTCTTCTCCGGCCTCACCATACCGGATGGGGGGGTTCACATAGTGGGGGGGGAGCATGGCGAGGCCTTTATGGTGTTCGCCACGGACGAGGATGCCAGGCTAGGTATGATGCGTACAGGTGGGGCCATCAAGGGCTCCAAGGTGTCCCTCCTGCTCAGCAGCAAGACTGAGATGCACAACATGATCGAACTGAGCCGCCGCCGTTTCGAGACAGGTAGCGGCGAGACCGCTGCCGGTAACGGCAGCCGGCCGGGAGGACCCCCCGCCAGCACTgctgggagtgggaggggctttagcaacaccaccaccgccaccactGCACCCTCTGGCCATGACAGCGGTGGCAACAAGAACCCATCCACTTATGCCTCCTCCTCTGGCAGCATGCCGCCAAGCTTCAGCAACAACTACAGCAGCCCCGCCATCACCACTCTGGCCTCCCACAACTCcggcccccctcccatcccctccctgccccccatgcctaccatccctcccatgccagtccctcctcccgtttcctccctcccacctgtcCCGACCGTTTCCCCCCTCACCCAGGGGCCACCTGTGCCCCCTATGTCCCATCTTTCCCACATGTCAGCCATGCCTCCCTTCAACCCCGGCGTGCCACCCCCTGGTGGCATGACCCAAGGCCTGCCCTTGGGGACGCCAAACCATATGTTCCTTGGCCATATGAACCCCCTGGCCTCCCTCAATCTGCAAGCACACATGAAAGCTGCCGTAGGTGGTGCTGCAGGTCTTGgcgggccacctgtaggtcttGGGCCAGATGATCTGTATGCCCATCTCCAAGGACTTCCCTTCACAGCCACAGAGATGGACATTCGAGATATGTTCCAGGGCCTGGGGCTCGACTCGATCCGCCTACTGAGAGACAACATGGGCCGCAGCAGTGGTCGAGCCCTGGTCAAGTTCTTCTCCCCCCAGGACACGTTCGAGGCGGTAAAACGCGGTGGCGCCCTCATGGGCCAGCGATTTGTGGAGATCAGCCCCGCTTCTGAGCGACAGTGGGCAAGCGTTGGTGGGCCGGCCCACTCCAaacccaacaacaacaaccagcaGGAGTCCCAGGACCAACATCGACGTGGCAGCATGACGTCGGCCTCTCCCGGGGGCCGGGGGGAGCGTGGGCGGTCCCGCTCTCCACAAAAGCCGGAGTTCTGTGTTTACCTAAAAGGCCTGCCTTACGAAGCAGACAAGAAGCAGATATTCGACTTCTTTAAGAACCTGGAGATCGTAGAGGACAGCCTGTATATCGCCTACGGTCCTACCGGCCGTGCCACGGGGGAAGGCTTTGTTGAATTCAAGAATGAGATGGACTACAAGGCAGCCCTCGgttcacacatgcagtacatggGCAGTAGGTTCATTCAGGTCCATCCCATCAGCAAGAAAGGAATGTTCGAGAAGATTGACTCCATCCGTAAACGCATGCAGGGCTCCCAGGGTGAACAGAAGAACAGCTCCGACCCGGCCAAAGGTGCCAGGAACTGCGGCCACATATCCAACATCCCCTACAATGTGTCAAAGAAGGACGTACGCCTGTTTCTGGAGGGGGTCGGGGTGTTTGAGGACAGCCTGAAGGTTCTAGTGGACGGGAACGGTAACGGATTGGGCCAGGCTGTGGTGCAGTTCCGTTCCGAAGACGACGCTCACAACGCCGAACGGCTCCACCGGCAGAAACTGAACGGCAGGGACGCCTTCGTGCACCTGGTCACCTTCGAGCAGATGAAGGAGATCGAGAGAAACCCTCCACCCCAGGTCAAGAGGGGGCAGGGTAAGGTTCAGGGTCAGGGCAGCTCCCAGGTTCAGGTTCACGCACAGGCCCATGCACAGGCCCACGTTCAGGCCCAAGCGAACCCCTTCGGCATGACAGGAGAAGAGTTCAACTTCCTCAGAAACACAGTAGGGAACCTAAACAATGGGCCATTCGTAGGCCCGTTTCCAGGCCCAGGTAATGGCCTAGCGGGGCCCCCTCCACTGCCCCCCCTGGCAGCAGGTCTGGGGGACGTGGGTCTaggccttccccctcccctggtGGGACACATGCCAGGCCCTATTCTGGAACCTCCAGGGTTCCGGCCCGGCAATTCTAGTGGACCTCCAGGTTTTGGTCAGCCGCCATTCGACAACAATTCTAGAAAGAATGGAGGCCAGGGGCGAGGGGGtggaagtggagggggggggggaggaggacagggtcggggtgggggaggagtacCGGGAGCTGACCC containing:
- the rbm12 gene encoding RNA-binding protein 12 translates to MAVVIRLQGLPIVAGTMDIRHFFSGLTIPDGGVHIVGGEHGEAFMVFATDEDARLGMMRTGGAIKGSKVSLLLSSKTEMHNMIELSRRRFETGSGETAAGNGSRPGGPPASTAGSGRGFSNTTTATTAPSGHDSGGNKNPSTYASSSGSMPPSFSNNYSSPAITTLASHNSGPPPIPSLPPMPTIPPMPVPPPVSSLPPVPTVSPLTQGPPVPPMSHLSHMSAMPPFNPGVPPPGGMTQGLPLGTPNHMFLGHMNPLASLNLQAHMKAAVGGAAGLGGPPVGLGPDDLYAHLQGLPFTATEMDIRDMFQGLGLDSIRLLRDNMGRSSGRALVKFFSPQDTFEAVKRGGALMGQRFVEISPASERQWASVGGPAHSKPNNNNQQESQDQHRRGSMTSASPGGRGERGRSRSPQKPEFCVYLKGLPYEADKKQIFDFFKNLEIVEDSLYIAYGPTGRATGEGFVEFKNEMDYKAALGSHMQYMGSRFIQVHPISKKGMFEKIDSIRKRMQGSQGEQKNSSDPAKGARNCGHISNIPYNVSKKDVRLFLEGVGVFEDSLKVLVDGNGNGLGQAVVQFRSEDDAHNAERLHRQKLNGRDAFVHLVTFEQMKEIERNPPPQVKRGQGKVQGQGSSQVQVHAQAHAQAHVQAQANPFGMTGEEFNFLRNTVGNLNNGPFVGPFPGPGNGLAGPPPLPPLAAGLGDVGLGLPPPLVGHMPGPILEPPGFRPGNSSGPPGFGQPPFDNNSRKNGGQGRGGGSGGGGGGGQGRGGGGVPGADPLRGQGAAGPGNPRGGGPTIVKIQNMPFTVTVDEIMDFFYGYQVLPGSVCLQFSEKGLPTGEAMVAFESHDEAMSAVMDLNDRPIGARKVKISLG